The following coding sequences lie in one Hoplias malabaricus isolate fHopMal1 chromosome 14, fHopMal1.hap1, whole genome shotgun sequence genomic window:
- the LOC136666195 gene encoding octapeptide-repeat protein T2-like — translation REREREREGKRERERERGKEREREREREREREGKREREREREREREREREREREGKREREREREREREREREREREGKRERERERGKEREREREREREREGKRERERERERERERERERERERERGKERKRERERERGKERERERGKERERGKERERERERERTRERTLIST, via the exons agagagagagagagagagagagagggaaagagagagagagagagagagagagggaaagagagagagagagagagggaaagagagagagagagagagggaaagagagagagagagagagagagagagagagagagagagagagagagagagagagagagagagggaaagagagagagagagagggaaagagagagagagagggaaagagagagagagagagagagagagggaaagagagagagagagagagagagagggaaagagagagagagagagagggaaagagagagagagagagagggaaagagagagagagagagagagagagagagagagagagagagagagagagagagggaaagagagagagagagagggaaagagagaaagagagagagagagagagagagagggaaagagagagagagagagagagggaaagagagagagagagggaaagagagagagagggagagggagagagagagaacgcgaGAGAGAAc TTTAATTTCAACTTAG